A genome region from Bifidobacterium coryneforme includes the following:
- the trxB gene encoding thioredoxin-disulfide reductase, with the protein MTRTVHDAIVIGSGPAGYTAAIYLGRAGYAPLVIAGALTPGGQLMNTTEVENYPGFPKGIMGPDLMDQMRDQAEHFGAQIEYDDVTSVDFSGDIKRITTDGGEEYFARAVVVTTGSQYRKLEVPGEREFSGRGVSYCATCDGFFFKDKPIVVIGGGDSAMGDADFLTRFGSSVQLIHRRQGFRASKIMVDRAQANKKIDFVLDSVVTKVNGDESGVTSVDIRDTTTGRTTTVPANGVFVAIGFVPQTGFLKGQVDLDEDGYILVEGASTRTSTPGIFAAGDATDKVYRQAVSAAGMGCRAALDAQEYLNTLEG; encoded by the coding sequence ATGACCCGAACCGTTCATGATGCCATAGTTATCGGATCCGGCCCCGCCGGCTACACAGCAGCAATTTACCTGGGTAGAGCCGGATATGCCCCCCTGGTTATCGCAGGCGCCTTGACACCTGGCGGGCAGCTCATGAACACTACCGAGGTTGAGAACTACCCGGGCTTCCCCAAGGGAATCATGGGACCGGACCTGATGGATCAGATGCGCGATCAGGCCGAGCACTTCGGTGCCCAAATCGAGTATGACGATGTCACTTCCGTTGACTTCTCCGGCGATATCAAGCGCATCACTACGGACGGCGGCGAGGAGTACTTCGCCAGAGCCGTGGTGGTCACCACCGGTTCCCAATATCGCAAATTGGAGGTTCCCGGAGAACGCGAGTTCTCGGGGAGGGGCGTCTCCTACTGCGCCACCTGTGATGGGTTCTTCTTCAAGGACAAGCCCATCGTGGTCATCGGGGGCGGCGATTCCGCCATGGGTGACGCGGACTTCCTGACCCGATTCGGTTCTTCGGTGCAGCTCATTCACCGTCGTCAGGGCTTCCGTGCCTCAAAGATCATGGTTGATCGGGCCCAGGCGAACAAGAAGATTGACTTTGTCCTTGATTCCGTCGTCACCAAGGTGAATGGGGATGAAAGCGGGGTCACCTCAGTCGACATCCGCGACACCACCACCGGACGGACGACCACGGTCCCGGCCAACGGCGTCTTCGTGGCAATCGGCTTTGTTCCCCAGACCGGTTTCCTGAAGGGGCAGGTCGATCTGGACGAGGACGGGTACATCCTGGTCGAGGGGGCCTCCACCCGAACATCCACCCCAGGCATCTTCGCTGCAGGCGACGCGACAGATAAGGTATACCGTCAGGCCGTCTCTGCGGCCGGCATGGGCTGCCGTGCAGCTCTAGACGCTCAGGAGTACCTCAATACCCTGGAAGGCTGA
- a CDS encoding murein biosynthesis integral membrane protein MurJ: protein MSSVGRNSVIMASGTAASRVTGQIRTILLAAAIGTTGIAADAYQTGAMIPQVMFTLISGGIFNAVLVPQIVRTLKEKDATDRLNKLITVSMVLLAGLTLILMLATPALTSIYLNSKWNPAQRALANSFTLWCMPQVFFYGLYTVLGQILAAKGRFTAYAWSSVGANLISCLGFMAFIKLFGNAQRQPVTFWDNGKVALTAGAWSLGVAFQAVILFLPLVKCGFRYRPRWGLRGMGLRSMGSVAAWSLGVVVIDQLANVVNARITNGAPLEGNPFDIAGNGSYQNAYTLFILPYSLIAVSVSTAIFPRLSKSVSDGRIDDAREELSRALRNVGLMMFFFSTVMLAIPVPITRALLPSVGIHEAVLISGPLLGLSLGLVAMSAFLLIQRTFYAFEDGRHPFIFAAVSNLIQVVLVLVSIRFSPPRYWAALVGATLALSNILSFPVLARMLRKPFNGYLDGRRILTTYAKAFLAALLALGAAIFLKTPVTHMVGAWVQGRQGHMSWIQAVLICVIITLVVGIVYSVVLIALRTTEFTQLLNSLLAKLGRSLTHPVQSLDDLAEKPSRLADKSVRVVHSSSPDSAEVGLDAALENFEEQPFPSDEETATGGSKEPSNEKEPVRIVPVGTTQKRIPVLRANNPGGAPPVNRGAAPREQRSNLRESPEAMKPHIGDTVLGRYTLTTLLRRAAGMSAWRARDKVLDRDCQLFIVNDSSSTDLINTTTSGLALRKDRHFTPVYQLHTRDGVSLIVTAPDAGLALQDYMQGPAAETLSYKAMRTILGEATEAMRILGRVGLTDYTVSTRTIRLSRSSVVLADAPIGPLITPPRTKHEQGLTDEERLIRELSTVLYDMLTGHSGHADDERSLGSLPEDTPEEFRIVCERGLGLSRVKGMRPIPLVTLAELSALLSPWVPPEELTDSDLIWPDMDGRASVETVSLRRTDSAYVLPLPQELTVSDIPAARILSQDEPHWGTNQLLFPGRSEIEIINPEDTSSDLFSLFDERQRRDAGTGRTQSTIPMDVSSLRTAASPRSLEDSNAVTGRMPVIAPNQNNGGILGTGTTSETSIKQGFSEWDFHKPDEKSDEQTGQALQPREAGDTADSARRASAVSMLGTGSDKNLDGRAALTETRAVSSPDATAMEPLPPSFTPEAHSTPAPFTYGVNGEDEQENGLEDGDMADTRLFGHFTTRSVVITVAVLVVVVALVWAMSTVIGRRPHESTEDGGWPVMSNVPFPGQSSDDEDSEEQSDTGDQARTATSDKDGKQADHHAGKSARKADRKVGKVPAPRASVNTTPYQVEHETFLNQPAGKQGFGWYMHLTEPQEVSRLDIKVRQSGGHAQIFANSTATQPNQGQPLADFSFDPSGTTHVTLKAPVKTQDLVIWVPMDGMPGNTLHFSAVSVY from the coding sequence ATGAGCTCTGTGGGCCGTAATTCAGTCATCATGGCCTCAGGTACTGCGGCCTCCCGGGTCACCGGGCAGATTCGCACCATCCTCCTGGCCGCGGCCATCGGGACCACCGGTATCGCAGCCGACGCCTACCAGACCGGGGCGATGATTCCCCAGGTCATGTTCACACTGATTTCCGGAGGCATTTTCAACGCCGTTCTGGTACCTCAAATCGTCCGGACACTGAAGGAAAAGGACGCCACCGACCGTCTCAACAAGCTGATTACGGTCTCCATGGTCCTCCTGGCCGGGCTTACCCTGATTCTGATGCTGGCGACGCCGGCCCTGACCTCGATTTATCTGAACTCCAAGTGGAACCCGGCACAGCGGGCCTTGGCGAACTCCTTTACCCTCTGGTGCATGCCCCAGGTCTTCTTCTACGGCCTCTATACGGTCCTGGGGCAGATCCTGGCAGCCAAGGGCCGCTTCACGGCCTACGCCTGGAGCTCGGTCGGTGCCAATCTGATCAGTTGCCTGGGCTTCATGGCCTTCATCAAACTCTTCGGCAATGCGCAGAGGCAGCCGGTCACCTTCTGGGACAACGGCAAGGTCGCGCTGACCGCCGGTGCCTGGAGCCTGGGGGTGGCCTTCCAGGCCGTGATCCTCTTCCTCCCCCTGGTAAAGTGTGGCTTCCGGTATCGGCCCCGATGGGGTCTTCGGGGTATGGGCCTGCGCTCCATGGGGTCGGTGGCGGCCTGGAGCCTGGGGGTGGTCGTCATCGACCAGCTGGCTAACGTGGTCAATGCCCGAATCACCAACGGCGCCCCCCTGGAGGGAAACCCCTTCGACATAGCCGGCAACGGGTCCTATCAGAACGCCTACACCCTCTTCATCCTGCCCTACTCCCTGATAGCCGTCTCCGTCAGCACGGCCATCTTCCCCCGCCTGTCCAAGTCGGTGTCGGATGGGCGGATTGATGACGCCAGGGAGGAACTCAGCCGGGCCCTGCGCAACGTCGGACTGATGATGTTCTTCTTCAGTACGGTCATGCTGGCCATACCCGTACCAATCACCCGGGCCCTCCTCCCCTCGGTCGGCATCCATGAGGCCGTGCTCATCTCGGGTCCCCTGTTGGGCCTTTCTCTGGGGCTGGTGGCCATGAGTGCCTTCCTGCTCATCCAGCGCACCTTCTACGCCTTCGAGGATGGCCGCCACCCCTTCATCTTCGCGGCTGTCTCCAACCTGATCCAGGTCGTCCTGGTCCTTGTGTCCATTCGCTTCTCACCTCCCCGCTATTGGGCGGCCCTGGTGGGCGCGACTCTGGCCCTGAGCAACATCCTCAGCTTCCCGGTCCTGGCAAGGATGCTGCGGAAGCCCTTCAACGGGTACCTGGATGGTCGTCGTATCCTGACCACCTACGCCAAGGCCTTCCTGGCCGCCCTCCTGGCCCTGGGTGCAGCCATCTTCCTCAAGACTCCCGTCACCCACATGGTCGGAGCCTGGGTCCAGGGGCGGCAGGGGCACATGAGTTGGATTCAGGCCGTTCTGATCTGCGTCATCATCACCCTGGTGGTGGGCATCGTCTATTCGGTGGTCCTCATAGCCCTGAGAACCACCGAGTTCACCCAGCTCCTGAACTCTCTGCTCGCCAAGCTGGGCAGGTCCCTCACCCACCCGGTCCAGAGTCTTGACGACCTGGCTGAGAAACCCTCCCGCCTTGCCGACAAGTCGGTGAGGGTGGTCCACTCCTCCTCACCCGACTCCGCCGAGGTCGGGCTCGACGCCGCTCTGGAGAACTTCGAAGAACAGCCCTTCCCATCAGATGAAGAAACCGCGACAGGCGGCTCCAAGGAACCGTCAAATGAGAAGGAACCCGTTAGGATTGTTCCTGTAGGCACCACCCAAAAGAGGATTCCGGTGTTGCGGGCAAACAATCCCGGGGGTGCTCCACCCGTCAACCGTGGCGCCGCCCCTCGGGAGCAGCGCTCCAACCTTCGCGAGAGTCCTGAAGCCATGAAACCGCATATCGGAGATACCGTTCTCGGCAGATACACCTTGACCACCCTCCTGCGCCGAGCTGCCGGTATGAGTGCCTGGCGGGCCCGTGACAAGGTACTGGACAGGGACTGCCAACTCTTCATCGTCAACGACTCCTCCTCCACCGACCTGATCAACACCACAACCTCGGGGCTGGCCCTGAGGAAGGACAGACACTTCACCCCGGTCTATCAGCTTCATACCCGGGACGGGGTCTCCCTGATCGTCACCGCTCCGGATGCCGGCTTGGCCCTGCAGGACTATATGCAGGGTCCGGCGGCCGAGACCCTGAGCTACAAGGCCATGCGGACCATCCTGGGCGAGGCCACCGAGGCAATGCGAATCCTGGGCAGAGTCGGGCTGACCGACTACACCGTATCCACCAGGACCATCAGACTCTCCAGGTCTTCGGTCGTCCTTGCGGACGCCCCAATCGGCCCCCTGATCACACCCCCCAGGACCAAGCACGAGCAGGGACTGACCGACGAGGAGCGTCTGATCCGGGAACTGTCCACCGTCCTCTACGACATGCTGACCGGTCACTCCGGTCATGCAGACGACGAGCGCAGCCTCGGTTCCCTGCCTGAAGATACCCCCGAGGAGTTCAGAATTGTCTGCGAGCGCGGTCTGGGCCTCAGCCGGGTTAAGGGTATGCGACCCATCCCCCTGGTCACATTGGCCGAGTTGTCTGCCCTGCTCAGCCCCTGGGTACCGCCGGAGGAGCTGACCGATAGCGACCTTATCTGGCCTGATATGGACGGGCGGGCCTCGGTCGAGACGGTCTCCCTTCGCAGGACCGATTCAGCCTACGTGCTCCCTCTCCCCCAGGAGCTGACAGTCTCCGATATACCCGCGGCCCGTATCCTGAGCCAGGATGAGCCGCATTGGGGCACCAACCAGTTGCTCTTCCCCGGTCGTAGCGAGATTGAGATAATCAATCCGGAGGATACCAGCAGCGACCTCTTCTCCCTCTTCGACGAACGGCAACGGAGAGATGCCGGCACAGGCCGCACCCAATCCACCATCCCGATGGATGTAAGCAGCCTGAGAACCGCCGCCTCCCCCCGCAGCCTGGAGGATTCCAATGCCGTGACAGGCAGAATGCCGGTTATTGCGCCCAACCAGAATAATGGGGGCATCCTGGGCACCGGCACCACCTCGGAAACCTCAATCAAGCAAGGCTTCTCCGAGTGGGACTTCCACAAGCCCGATGAGAAATCCGACGAGCAAACAGGACAGGCCCTCCAGCCTCGGGAGGCCGGCGATACAGCAGACAGTGCCCGTAGGGCCTCGGCTGTTTCGATGCTGGGAACAGGTTCGGATAAGAACCTTGATGGCCGGGCTGCCCTGACCGAAACCAGGGCCGTTTCCAGCCCCGATGCCACCGCCATGGAGCCACTGCCCCCCAGCTTCACCCCTGAGGCCCACTCCACCCCTGCACCCTTCACCTACGGAGTCAACGGGGAGGACGAGCAGGAGAATGGTCTTGAAGACGGGGACATGGCCGATACCCGCCTCTTCGGGCACTTCACCACCCGGTCGGTCGTCATCACCGTGGCCGTCCTGGTTGTTGTGGTGGCCTTGGTCTGGGCCATGTCCACGGTTATCGGACGACGCCCCCACGAGTCCACCGAAGATGGCGGATGGCCGGTCATGTCGAACGTTCCCTTCCCTGGCCAATCCTCGGACGATGAGGACTCGGAGGAACAAAGCGATACCGGTGACCAGGCCAGGACGGCAACGAGCGACAAGGATGGAAAACAGGCCGACCACCATGCCGGAAAGTCCGCCCGCAAAGCAGACAGGAAGGTCGGTAAGGTCCCTGCGCCCCGCGCGTCCGTAAACACCACCCCCTATCAGGTGGAACACGAGACCTTCCTGAACCAGCCAGCCGGCAAGCAGGGCTTCGGGTGGTACATGCACCTGACTGAACCCCAGGAGGTATCCCGCCTGGATATCAAGGTTCGCCAGAGCGGCGGGCATGCACAGATCTTCGCCAACTCCACGGCCACCCAGCCCAACCAGGGCCAGCCTCTGGCGGACTTCAGCTTCGACCCTTCAGGAACCACCCACGTGACCCTGAAGGCACCGGTCAAAACCCAGGATCTGGTCATCTGGGTGCCCATGGACGGAATGCCCGGAAACACCCTGCATTTCTCAGCCGTCTCTGTGTACTGA
- a CDS encoding D-alanine--D-alanine ligase family protein, whose protein sequence is METRQNKAPEQVDARREQSQAAAEGAGRASETRHGRKLGRHGHTSLHVNGIAPAAKEDVGSLVQKATRRDDKSILVICGGLSHERDFSLSSGHRVQGFLEEAGWTVSAQDMDGDLLGLLTDEKKRPDLVWPLLHGANGEDGSIRDILEMVGLPYIGSRAKASRTAWSKPIAKNLVRMAGLATPHSVTLPESMFRELGVKPVIDLLLKSLGLPLFIKPTKGGSAMGCTLVKEGKDLPQALINCFAYGEVALVEQAVTGTEVSVSILELNGHPLILPPLEVWTPSGTYDYEARTTPGPTEFYVPARLDSKAMHAVKEAALIVHRVLGLRDISRTDFIVDEMGRPQFLEANVAPGMTDTSLLPQSAVAAGYELPDLYTALVQSVLDQNRAD, encoded by the coding sequence ATGGAGACCAGGCAGAACAAGGCACCCGAGCAGGTTGATGCCCGGAGAGAACAGTCCCAGGCCGCGGCAGAGGGAGCCGGAAGGGCCAGCGAGACCCGTCATGGCAGGAAACTGGGCCGCCATGGGCATACTTCCCTCCATGTGAACGGAATCGCCCCTGCCGCCAAGGAGGATGTTGGGTCTCTGGTGCAGAAGGCAACCCGTCGCGATGACAAGTCCATACTTGTCATCTGTGGTGGACTCAGCCATGAGCGCGACTTCTCCCTGAGCTCAGGCCATCGGGTCCAGGGGTTCCTGGAAGAGGCCGGATGGACGGTCAGTGCTCAGGATATGGACGGTGATCTGCTTGGTCTCCTGACTGATGAGAAGAAACGCCCCGACCTGGTCTGGCCCCTGCTGCACGGAGCCAACGGTGAGGACGGATCCATCCGCGACATACTCGAAATGGTGGGGTTGCCGTACATAGGGTCCCGGGCCAAGGCCTCGCGTACAGCCTGGAGCAAGCCCATCGCCAAGAACCTGGTCCGCATGGCCGGATTGGCCACCCCGCATTCGGTCACCCTGCCGGAATCCATGTTCAGGGAATTGGGAGTCAAGCCTGTTATCGACCTCCTGCTGAAATCCTTGGGGCTTCCCCTTTTCATCAAGCCGACCAAGGGTGGGTCCGCCATGGGATGCACCCTCGTCAAGGAGGGGAAGGACCTCCCTCAGGCTCTGATCAACTGCTTCGCCTACGGAGAGGTCGCCCTGGTGGAACAGGCCGTCACCGGAACCGAGGTGTCGGTGTCCATCCTCGAGCTGAACGGACACCCGCTGATTCTGCCTCCTCTAGAGGTCTGGACCCCTTCAGGCACGTATGATTACGAGGCCAGAACCACTCCAGGGCCAACAGAGTTCTATGTACCTGCCCGGTTGGATTCCAAGGCAATGCACGCCGTCAAGGAGGCCGCCCTGATTGTCCATAGAGTCCTCGGGCTGAGAGACATCTCCCGCACGGATTTCATCGTTGATGAGATGGGAAGACCCCAGTTCCTTGAGGCCAATGTCGCACCCGGAATGACCGACACTTCTCTTCTGCCCCAGTCCGCCGTGGCCGCCGGCTATGAGCTTCCGGACCTTTACACAGCCCTGGTGCAGTCCGTTCTCGACCAGAATCGCGCCGACTGA
- a CDS encoding ParA family protein: MTSDTGQRSEPGSEGIETASDILTKIFSDGSGSSAGAEMADLNARYQALQKVTVPQPPQTRFIAVANQKGGVGKTTTTVNLAAAFASLGSQVLVIDMDPQGNASTALGVPHESGVPSTYDVLEGRYGIEEVKVASPGFETLEVVPSSIDLSGAELEVAELPERNHLLKNALAKFLKGSKKHYDYIFIDCPPSLGLLVLNAMCSVNEVLIPVQAEYYALEGLQQLLHTIGLVQQSYNPYLVISTMLLTMYDKRTLLSKEVFDEVREHYPEIVLNTTIPRSVKISEAPSFQQSVITYDPRGAGAISYEEAALEIASRSEQVLERITKRKQGE; encoded by the coding sequence GTGACCTCGGATACCGGGCAGCGGAGCGAACCCGGATCTGAGGGTATTGAAACCGCCTCCGATATTCTTACAAAGATCTTCTCCGACGGGTCGGGCTCCTCCGCGGGAGCCGAGATGGCCGATCTCAATGCCAGGTATCAGGCACTGCAGAAGGTCACTGTCCCACAACCTCCTCAGACGCGGTTTATAGCTGTGGCCAATCAGAAGGGGGGAGTGGGGAAAACAACCACGACCGTCAATCTGGCTGCGGCCTTTGCTTCATTAGGGTCCCAGGTCCTGGTTATAGATATGGACCCTCAGGGGAACGCCTCCACGGCACTCGGGGTACCTCACGAAAGCGGCGTCCCCTCCACCTATGACGTGTTGGAGGGCCGATACGGCATCGAAGAGGTCAAGGTTGCATCACCCGGTTTCGAGACTCTTGAGGTTGTGCCTTCCTCCATTGACTTGAGCGGTGCCGAACTTGAGGTGGCGGAATTGCCCGAGCGCAATCACCTTCTTAAGAACGCATTGGCGAAGTTCCTCAAGGGGAGTAAGAAGCACTACGACTACATCTTTATTGACTGCCCTCCGAGCCTCGGACTTCTGGTTTTAAACGCGATGTGCTCGGTGAACGAGGTGCTGATTCCAGTACAGGCTGAGTACTACGCCTTGGAGGGGTTGCAGCAGCTCTTGCACACCATAGGTCTGGTTCAGCAGTCATACAATCCGTATCTGGTCATCTCGACCATGCTCCTTACCATGTATGACAAGCGGACCCTGCTCAGCAAGGAGGTCTTCGACGAGGTGCGTGAGCACTATCCCGAGATTGTGCTGAACACCACCATTCCCAGGTCAGTCAAGATTTCTGAGGCTCCGAGTTTCCAGCAGAGTGTCATCACATATGATCCGCGGGGAGCAGGAGCAATTTCGTACGAAGAAGCTGCTTTGGAAATAGCGTCGAGATCAGAGCAGGTTTTGGAGCGCATCACCAAGAGGAAGCAAGGGGAGTGA
- a CDS encoding PLP-dependent aminotransferase family protein — protein sequence MADNPNIPSKVIRNDPWFGSYAKRAEGMRASEIRALFAVANRPEVVSLAGGMPYLGRMPFDELADQVADMLRKQGQVAWQYGSAQGDPHLREDVLQIMELEGIKDAQPDDVVIVNGSQSGIDLITRVMCDPGDVILAEAPNYVGALGVFQSFQVDVVNVAMDGDGLIPEVLEQTIIEQRKAGKQVKMLYTVPNFHNPAGATMSRERRPKVIEIAKKYHVLIVEDNPYGLLGFDGQTYPALRSYDSEGIVYMSSFSKIIAPGMRVAWMVAPPGIRQKLVLANESAILCPSNMSQMTITTYLDNFDWKSQINDYRGMYKERCDAMDEALKEYLPYCSWLKPKGGFYIWLKIPDGLNAKDMLPRAITAKVAYVSGTAFYDDGQGADHMRLSFCYPTPERIREGIRRLSTVIDNELDTVRLFEPEVGTGTRKERG from the coding sequence ATGGCGGATAATCCCAATATCCCGTCCAAGGTCATCCGGAACGATCCCTGGTTCGGCTCCTATGCCAAGCGAGCCGAAGGGATGCGGGCCTCTGAGATTCGCGCCCTCTTCGCCGTGGCAAACCGCCCTGAAGTGGTCTCTCTGGCGGGTGGGATGCCTTATCTGGGCCGGATGCCTTTCGATGAGCTGGCCGATCAGGTGGCCGACATGCTCCGCAAGCAGGGCCAGGTGGCCTGGCAGTACGGGTCAGCCCAGGGTGACCCCCATCTGCGCGAAGACGTTCTGCAGATCATGGAGTTGGAGGGCATCAAGGACGCTCAGCCTGATGATGTGGTCATCGTCAACGGGTCCCAGTCCGGCATCGACCTGATTACCCGCGTCATGTGCGACCCGGGCGATGTAATCCTGGCCGAGGCCCCGAACTACGTGGGTGCCCTGGGGGTTTTCCAGTCCTTCCAGGTGGACGTGGTCAACGTGGCCATGGATGGGGACGGTCTGATTCCGGAGGTCCTGGAGCAGACCATCATCGAGCAGCGCAAGGCCGGCAAACAGGTCAAGATGCTCTATACGGTTCCCAACTTCCACAACCCGGCCGGTGCCACCATGAGTCGTGAGCGCCGTCCGAAGGTCATCGAAATCGCCAAGAAGTACCACGTGCTGATCGTTGAGGACAACCCTTATGGACTGTTGGGTTTCGACGGCCAGACCTACCCGGCCTTGCGATCCTATGACTCCGAGGGGATCGTCTACATGAGCAGCTTCTCCAAGATCATCGCCCCGGGTATGCGTGTGGCCTGGATGGTGGCTCCTCCAGGAATTCGGCAGAAGCTGGTTCTGGCCAACGAATCCGCCATTCTTTGCCCATCGAACATGAGCCAGATGACCATTACCACCTATCTCGACAACTTCGATTGGAAATCACAGATCAACGACTACCGGGGGATGTACAAGGAGCGTTGCGATGCCATGGATGAGGCCCTGAAGGAGTATCTGCCCTACTGCTCCTGGCTCAAGCCCAAGGGCGGCTTCTACATCTGGCTGAAGATTCCCGACGGACTCAACGCCAAGGACATGTTGCCCAGGGCCATCACAGCCAAGGTGGCCTATGTTTCCGGCACGGCCTTCTACGATGACGGGCAGGGAGCCGACCACATGCGGCTCTCCTTCTGCTATCCCACCCCCGAGCGAATCCGGGAAGGCATCCGTAGGCTCTCGACGGTCATCGACAACGAACTCGACACAGTGCGTCTTTTTGAACCAGAGGTCGGCACAGGCACCCGCAAGGAAAGGGGCTGA